The Nerophis lumbriciformis linkage group LG03, RoL_Nlum_v2.1, whole genome shotgun sequence genome includes the window tgttatgtttttgtttattttaatagtatttttagaacgtgccgtgggcctttaaaacattagctgtgggccgcaaatggcctccggggcacacttttgacacccctgctatagatagtaaaaaattaaatgtgataaatctctggataaaaagcagagcctggcgacgcatgtgcgtttatcataactctctctctctctctgtctctgccactCCCtcgccaatgctgctgtttgttttgtttttaaccccttcttaaccctgaacgtacattgaaaatacacgcaaccctaactgaaaatgccggacatttgaggcatttaagaaactccgccctgacagctccgcaaaagaggacatgtccggtgaaaagaggacgtatggtcagtctatcgtagcccgttagctgctagcatgccgtgtgctgTGCCTCGGtgagcattgtttacacaacgtgcgttacgctacttaatatgtccgtgtggaaactcgttcggtacacctccgaaccgaaccggaacccccgtaccgaaacgattcaatacaaatacacgtaccgttacacccctagtaattaATAATTGCAATTAACAaggtattgtcggaggcagatatttacatatatccgaatttaagttgtacttcgtccgtttctttgtcatatttgaaaacagctcgtcttttccacttcttctcttgatgctctgtcagcaagcaaactctgtgtgttaaccttgagttctttggaatgtattatggctagggagacgttgtgcttttgttatggctagggagttgggaagggaagagaggtttttggcgttgggaagggagaccattttgggtgtgcgggatagaaggttctagggttagactggtctcaatctaaaatgtatattgtcaaagctttgagaatatatacaacaaaatacctattctgtctctggtggtttttcaactcagctttaagtgtcggaaagaacttgggagcgaattgtgacttgaattccctgggaggaacaactggtccaaaacgcaacagtatttTGACACCACTAGTGTGTTAACATTTGTGGGTGTCTGgaaattatttttgtttacaaCTATTCCTACTTGCTTTGCAGACATCCAGCAGCTGTTTTGCCATCAAGAAGAACGTCCCCTGGAGCTGCAGGGGGGCAGGTCTAGTTTGGATCAAGAGGATCCACAACCCCCccactttaaagaggaagaggaggacctcTGGATCACGCAGGAGGGAAAGTATATTTTAGGGccggaggaggctgatctcaccaagttgccactgactgttgtctctgtgaagattgAAGATGAGGCACAAGCAGACCCCCTCTTAGCTCCAATGTCAGATAGTGAAGACACAgcgtcacactctcctgaagaTGACGACACccaagaacctttgagcagcgatacaggCTGTGAAGGTGATATAGGGACTCAAACTGACAAACACTCTAAAAAGAAGACAGTTAAAAAACGTgtgagctgctcagtttgtgatAAAAGATTTCCTTTTAAGAGGGATTTGACTCCACACATGCGGACGCACACGGGGGAAAAAccttttagttgttcagtttgcggtaaaGGATTCTCTCGAAAGGGGAATTTGGCTCGACACATGCAGACGCACACCagagaaaaaccttttatttgctcagtttgtggtaaaagcttttctcataagcacaatttgactcaacacgtgtGGACGCACACCGGCGAAAAATCGTttggttgttcagtttgtggtcaaAGGTTCTGTCAAAAGTCAAACATGgtaatacacatgagaacacacacgggcGAAAAATCCTttggttgttcagtttgtggtcaaAGATTCTCTCAAAAGTCAAATATggaaatacacatgagaacacatactggagaaaAGCCTTTTGATTGTTTAGTTTGTGGAAACAAATTTACTCTGAAGAGTAATTTGACTCGGCACATGCAGATACACACTcgagaaaaacattttagctgctcagtttgtgccAGGACCTTTTACTATAAGCACAATTTAACTCAACACATGTGGACTCACACAGGCGAGTAATTCTTTGGCTGTTCAGTTTGTATTTAAAGATTCTATCaaatatgggttgtacttgtatagcgcttttctaccttcaaggtactcaaagcgctttgacaaatATGGTAATAATACACACGAGAAGACAATTGGGCGAAAATGGTTTCAGTTTATGAGCAAAGTTATTCTTAAGACACGGCTAAATATGTTCCTTCCTGATCAGTTTGAGTTAAAAGATTGTCAAATGATAGAAATGTAAGGTCACATGTGAGAAGTCACCTTGAAAGTGTGTATGATACCAGATTCCCTCATGAGTTCCAAGTTGGTGTGCAGCTAAGAGCCACAACTATATCCCATCTATTTTAATTTATACAATTGTCATTATTGATACATTAATGGTAATGAAATGTTTGTGTTGTCTAAATGTtctgttttactgtaaaacaacaaataaaatctGGTTTAATCATCTGTTTATGATTTTAATTAATTCTAATctcacacatttttattatgtCAATTGCCTGTAAATATTCCCATTCCGTTAGAAAGTGTTCAAGAGCGGaatattcgttaggtcaggaaaaaacacggtgGCTatctcatccctacaagcctgttttgtaggtttccctactcttcaggggattaaaaaaataaatacaattgtttaatttttatttaaaaatgtatttattttttcacaaaaaaaaaaaatcctcctctGAAGACAGGCTTGtatggatgaaatagcctctgcgttttttcctgacctaacggatatactgtatgtatatatccatccattcattttcttcctcttatccgaggtcgggtcgcgggggcagcagcctaagcagagaagcccagacttccctctccccagccacttcgtccagctcctcgtgggatatatatatatatatatatatatatatatatatatatatatatatatatatatatatgtgtatatatgtatatgtatgtatatatatgtatgtatgtatgtatgtgtatgtatatatatatatatatatatatatatatatatatatatatatatatatatgtgtatgtatgtatgtgtatatatatgtatgtatgtatgtatgtgtatatatatatatgtatatatatgtatatatatatatatgtatgtatgtatgtatatatgtatgtatgtatgtatgtatatatgtatatatgtatgtatatatgtactgtatgtatatatatatgtatatatgtatgtatatatgtattagagatgcgcggatagtatagtatagtatagcttatgtatatgtgtgtgggtgtattaatgtgtatatatgtgtggatgtgtatgtttatatgtatatgcatgcgtgtgtatatgtgtgtatgtgtatgtatatgtatatgcatgtatgtatgtgtatatgaatgtgtaggtgtgtgcatgggtgtggatgtccggtggctcaattggcctggcggtggatgagttggggtaggtgggttggtggcctcggtggtagccgggggtgtgcgttgttgtggtttacggggtcggtcgcttttttgttttggtttcggcggccgcgggtgtttacgctgcggacgggcggtggtggtgatggttgctgcggtgataccagcggttggcatcgctgtgttgggttggagtggttgggggactgtggctggtgtctgtgcgcttgtggggttgtggggctggctggcgttggcttgccggctggtttgggggctggcgggcggacgggatgcattggcttcttgccccgttggggggctccttcccctggccgggactcgtatgggcacgttgctgtgtggatggccgggatgcggtgtttgcattgggcgtgggggctgtgcggtttctctgcgtttggttgccggtatgggctctgcagggttgggttggggcgggcgggggatggctttgtttggcggggggaggggctcgcgtggcgtcacgttaaagtggtctggtgtgggtcacgggctgtggcggggggtggcggcctcctggccgtagttcctggttgtcggccgcgtgaactggggggatgtccgggccctctactcctcctacttatagcgcacacagtcacacatatataggactttggggattgtcctgcggggaggcatggcggggggttgaggatgcctccaatggggctccagtcctcctgtcttgtcccctgctcgtccatccctcaatcttagctgcatattagacacttaggatttggggggcttggtttggttgggacccaccatgaccttgatgtcccccaattttaatcgcattattagttcccacaagcatacatatctcactcacgctacagtacacacatcaatagggactggaggtcggctgtaacggctgacctcctaattttaactacacagtagacactctgggggccttgtacacatgcatggggggtttggggttcggcgcacccctcattgcctcgtcggccggggggactgcggtctggtggcctgccaggcttttattcatttattattgttatatatatttttttatttttaatgtatttattatttttatttttattatttacttatttttattttattttattttttaaattttattttttattttattttatttttttattttttatttttttaatcttattatttatttgtgtgtggcgtcgcgcgggtctcacttcctgttggatggggtccgtgcccgtgtggcccgaccttgcgctgtggggtctctgttggtgacttggtgtggtggcggcgcagcccccgtgtctggtctggatgctgtgtctcggttgtttgggcggtggtgtgtttgtgcgggtttgggttggggtggggggccttttggttgggggggttgttggtgtctcttgtttgcgtgttggcgttcgggctgaccggcgggctggcgccggctggtctccgtggccctggtggagtgtggttgctggtcgcagttttttttttgatcgctttgatttgattggctggtgctggctgtctggggttattgcggctgctgtttctgttgccgtttgtttgtggtgtgggcgcccgtggctgctgggtctggtgcaggggtgtggctgatgttgtgactgatggcagcgcgtgatggctgtcggggctgacgaactgtgtatatgtatgtatatgtgtgtgtatgtatgtatgtttatatatgtgtatgtgtacatatgtgtatgtatatgtatatatgtgtatgtgtgggtatgtatacgtgtatgtgtgtatgtgtatgtatatatgtatgtatgtatgtatatttctgggggtacgctctgggcctgcctgtcagacgggggtcgacgcctcaggctactgcatccgaactgcgtgtctggagctcctgggtcccgctgtccatcccttccgggtgcccgtcttggttggggcctgttgggcctagtccctgcgtctgttgtggtagcttggtgctgcaaggtattccgaggtgctgcgagtcggccagttgctggggtagtgaccttgtttgtcagcatgtctgtgatcttcttttaattcttttttttttttaattaattaattaattaatttattaatttatttatttttttaatatattttattaatattattttttaattttcccctccctcagggggggggctcggcggggtggttgctggttgttccatctccatcgttggggtccctgcgggtggggtgggtggttcccgtggccctgtgcctgggtggtcctgcggcggccggtttgggtggggtggccgggggctggcctcgccgcgctctccgggggtggggggtgggctcgtgggggcccggttgccggtggggcgggggcggtcttcccgtccggttgcggggagtctctgggtccctcgggcggggcgtctcgcctttctgcccgtgtggggtgtggtctctcgctggcttggggtctggctgtcccctgcttttctcgtgccctgtcctctgccgggtgcgtctgtctgcggcctgctgctggcccttgtgggcggtacggtgggtcgggctctggggttcctgtcgctggccggcttggctgcgtgggggcggtggtccctggttccctgggcaccacgcctcctgtttgtgggttgggctctcgggggtgatggggccgtgctctggctcccacgcactctgggagtcgaatgtattgtacatgcaaattcacatatgctcacatacgtacataggtacctacgctcccacatacatacacaaatacagtacatatttacctacctaatgctcgtacatccacacgcacattcaatatacaaacatacacatacacatactgtacatatacattcactgtacaaacacatatacacattctgtacatatacattcattgtacaaacacatatacacattctgtacatatacaagtacatatgcat containing:
- the LOC133576752 gene encoding uncharacterized protein; the protein is MSDSEDTASHSPEDDDTQEPLSSDTGCEGDIGTQTDKHSKKKTVKKRVSCSVCDKRFPFKRDLTPHMRTHTGEKPFSCSVCGKGFSRKGNLARHMQTHTREKPFICSVCGKSFSHKHNLTQHVWTHTGEKSFGCSVCGQRFCQKSNMVIHMRTHTGEKSFGCSVCGQRFSQKSNMEIHMRTHTGEKPFDCLVCGNKFTLKSNLTRHMQIHTREKHFSCSVCARTFYYKHNLTQHMWTHTGE